A DNA window from Aspergillus nidulans FGSC A4 chromosome V contains the following coding sequences:
- a CDS encoding protein ausD (transcript_id=CADANIAT00002855): MIAMQPETQLKTALKNGFDPNILYKDPLTIVKEPMCTILEKHSKIPVDKVVSHVNKVRDRAFAVFPYACIGQFSFVELSIAASPYYPEMLERVKNGHKLLDLGCAFGQELRQLIYDGAPGESLYGSDIQQEFLNLGYELFLDRATLPESHLIASNILDRQSPLFTHLTGKLNIVYISLFLHVFDFEQQITVAGNVLDLLAAEPGSLIVCRVTACRDQGVLNATAERMPYYYHDRASWEQLWEVVQKRTGVKLCVDTWEQPDELVKKHPLPGIYILGSAIRRV, from the exons ATGATAGCAATGCAACCCGAAACCCAACTAAAAACCGCCCTTAAGAACGGGTTTGACCCGAACATCCTCTACAAAGACCCTTTAACAATCGTAAAGGAGCCTATGTGTACTATTCTCGAGAAGCACAGCAAGATCCCAGTGGACAAAGTCGTCAGTCATGTCAACAAGGTG AGAGATCGCGCTTTTGCCGTG TTTCCTTATGCATGCATTGGGCAATTCTCCTTTGTCGAGCTGAGCATCGCCGCATCGCCGTACTATCCCGAGATGCTCGAGCGCGTGAAGAATGGCCACAAACTTCTGGACCTAGGCTGCGCATTTGGACAGGAGCTCCGTCAGCTG ATATATGACGGTGCTCCTGGTGAAAGTTTGTACGGCTcagatatccagcaagaGTTTCTAAACCTCGGCTACGAACTCTTCCTGGACCGTGCAACGCTCCCTGAGTCCCATCTTATCGCTTCCAACATCCTAGACAGACAGTCTCCTCTCTTCACCCACCTCACCGGAAAGCTCAACATCGTCTACATTTCGCTTTTCCTCCACGTATTTGACTTCGAACAGCAGATAACTGTGGCAGGAAACGTGTTGGATCTTCTCGCTGCCGAGCCTGGCTCACTCATCGTATGCCGGGTTACCGCCTGTCGTGACCAAGGCGTGCTTAACGCAACAGCGGAACGTATGCCGTACTACTACCATGACCGGGCGAGCTGGGAACAGCTCTGGGAGGTTGTGCAGAAAAGGACTGGTGTAAAGCTTTGTGTAGATACCTGGGAACAGCCCGATGAGTTGGTCAAGAAGCATCCCTTGCCAGGGATATATATTTTGGGGTCTGCGATCCGGCGAGTTTAG